CTCCCATCCCCAAAATCCTCGTCTTCGATTCGGGGCTCGGCGGCCTCACCGTCTTCACCGAGGCGGCGAAGCTGCGCCCGCACGCGGCCCTGCTCTATTGCGCCGACGACGCCGGCTTCCCCTATGGCCCGCTCTCCGAAAAGGCGGTCGTCGCCCGCGTGATGGAGGTGATGGAGACGCTCGTCGGCGAACTCTCCCCCGATCTCGTCGTCGTCGCCTGCAACACGGCCTCGACCCTCGCTCTGCCGCATCTGCGCGCGCGCTGGCCACAGCTTCCCTTCGTCGGCACTGTGCCGGCCATCAAGCCCGCCGCCGAGCGTTCGCGCTCGCGTCTCGTCTCGGTGCTGGCGACGCCGGGCACTGTGGCGCGCGATTACACGCGCAGCCTCATCGACAGTTTCGCCGGCGATTGCGCGGTGACTTTGGTCGGCTCGACGCGCCTCGCCCCCCTCG
This genomic window from Methylosinus sp. H3A contains:
- the murI gene encoding glutamate racemase; protein product: MTPPIPKILVFDSGLGGLTVFTEAAKLRPHAALLYCADDAGFPYGPLSEKAVVARVMEVMETLVGELSPDLVVVACNTASTLALPHLRARWPQLPFVGTVPAIKPAAERSRSRLVSVLATPGTVARDYTRSLIDSFAGDCAVTLVGSTRLAPLAEDFMRGAAVSEAEIAREIAPCFVTRDEARTDVVALACTHYPLLLDFFRRLSPWPVEWIDPAPAIARQADRLLAERFGPDREAAAPAPRAIFTSGARPEPALAAALARMGFSLDDLSE